In Lycium ferocissimum isolate CSIRO_LF1 chromosome 3, AGI_CSIRO_Lferr_CH_V1, whole genome shotgun sequence, the genomic window AATGGTCAACCAAACTAATAATATATTGCTCCCCACCTCCCTCCCCTCTTTTTCCAATGTTCAAGCTATTTAATTTTCTGTGGTGCAAGCAAAATTTTGCGCATATAATATTGGTTTATTGATGGTAAGTGAACCTTTGGATCTATAATTACATTAATTTTAATTTGGTCGATTGATTGTAAGTGAACATTTTAAATTGCACATTTTAAGAAAACTTATCTGTAGATATCTTTGGTATGACCTAATAGGATGAAAAACTATTTACACGGACGGTGCACAAAACTTAAATTACTTATTACAAACTAATAATGACATGGAACTAGTATTGCTGACATATATATTATCAACCCTTCGCCATTTGTTGTTATATGCATCGAACTTCTAACCTCAATTCTCATATTACTCAACCCTGCATTATTCATTAGAAattgatttcttacttatcttTTCTAAATCTAAGAAAACGTAGATTTTCTTGTCGTGTGTTTTGAATTGGTTTAGAAACTTGACCACACGAAGAGGTTGATGGGTCTTAAAGCAGAAAAAAAGGCGGAGTAAACCAGGGGTTATAGATTTTAATTTTGACTTTCATTTTAGagaaaatttttattttattttattttattttattttattttggggtaagtaaataatttatttacCAAAGTGGCAGTTATAAAGCAGAAAAAACAGCAAACTTTTATTAAagtagtttaaaaaaataattcccTAGTCATTTGATGTATATAggtattttatacataatataattcaataaatataatatataacttttacCAGTTTTTGTGGCATTCATCAAGATTGAAAGTCAATGTTGAAGATTTTAATTTTGACTTTGATTTTacgttcttctttttttcttttggaaattcaaATCAACTGTGGGCCGAAAATTTTGTGACTGGTAAAATTCACAAataatgtgttttttttttttttgcacggattgtccttcatttggggtggtctttaatttttgcccttcaaattggtggtctttaagttttgtccttcgtctaataccccgaggttgtgAGTTCGAACTCCAGCTtagtaataaaaaagaaaagtttcgtaaggcagaatttgcatgaaattctgcctgaagggcaaaagttaaagaccaccattttaagggacaaaaattaaagaccacccctagcaaagggcaatcctgcaaattgcccatctGTTTTTAGCCTCAataatcatcatttttttgcgcggattggccttaaaaggcactggtctttaatttttgtccctcaagttgttagtctttaatttttgttcttccttAAAAAAGTGACCGAGAATTTTGAGGTTTCCGGTTCGAATTCCCActcagtcaaatttttttttttttttttaaatcgtaAAGCAGATGTTCGAACCCGGAACTCAAGgatttttaggcgaagggcaaaagttaaagaccatcaatttcaagaccaaaaatcaaagaccaccccgaataaggcaatcgtgcaaattgccatTAATCATTGTCATgaaatttcaaatattataGGTGAACTTCAGGCTATTAAACAAAATTTTACATGTAGAATTTGAAAAATCATAATAGgtgaatatttttcaaaaacatatTTCTACTTTTGAGACTTACCTGGGGCCGAACATCACCAGAGAGCATTCTTGAGAAAATTAccattatttttgtttttttcttcacataatAAAACTTGGGCAGTTTTCACTTGgcccatttacatatacttcTAAGatagaacaacaacataccttaAACCTACCAACACAACACTAACTTCTACTTTTCCAAGATCACCCCATTACTAAACGAGAAACAAACCTAACCTAcaacttccaaaaaaaaaaaaaaaaaggagcactATAGAAGCTCCAAATTTCCCTTCATTTTCTTGTTCATTTTGCTTAATTTTTAGTCAAAATGGAGTTCAAATAGTGCTAtttatggaaagttgaaaaagGGGTCAAAGgtggttttaaatttttcatttttttgcctGAGGTAGGGGGCAAGACAAGATTGATAAACCTTGTAATACCAGAATTTGATGGATTCGATCTTGACTAATTAAACTGATATCCTCTCTCCATTAACATCAAGCAAACAAGTACTCTTGCATTTGGGGCATCTTGGATCATTAACTTCCGCTAACATAACATACATGAGACACCTTGGACAACCAACCAACACCATCGAAGTTATCGTCGACGAATCGTCTGATGACACGCACGAGCTTATTGGCGATGCCGTCAACGACCTGGTTGGTGACTCCACTTGTGGCACGTGGTTCACTCTTGGTGGTGATAAATTCAGCTTTAAGTCAAGCTTTGAACCACCATTTCCATTTCTCCTACTCATTTCCCCTGTCCAAAATTgaagacccaaaaaaaaaaaaaaatcaaatacattgaaaataacatataaaaaaggaGTTTAACGTAAGTCTAAGTCTAATAGTATAAAGAAATTTTACATATCACGTCATTTTAAAGTAAAAAacgaataattttttttatagtgaGTGATGGATTGGTAACTTAACGAACATATAAAACTACTTTGACGGTGTAAGTTTCTAACGAAGAACGAAGACCCcaaaagtaacaatcaaacagtgaaaataacatttttaaaaagagttttaacTAGTATgacagtaattttttttttttttttttaagacatgaCCTGTTACAACAGGTAAACTTAAATTGATGgtgtaaatttttaaaatcgaaGACCCGCAAGAAtaacaaataaagtgaaaataaatgaaaagaataGCAAGATTTTGTAGTACCTTAAGATTGAGGAATTTTGTAGTCGGGAAGGTAAGGCGGAGATTGGCGAGGCACACCGGAAACCACCACCAACACTGCCAGCTACGACTAAGATGAATAATCTAAGTTGATGAACTTTGTTGTGGTCCTAGTTGATGATCTTGGACATGTGAAAAGGCCATATTATATAGTGGAGCTATAGAAGGAAGAGATGAGATTGCTTTTAAAGCATAATTAAATTATAGGGAGAGGGGGTTGGAAGAAGTGAAAATAGTAGAGAGAGGGAGTTAATAAGAAATCAGTTGAATGAATTAAAAGtggattttcttttaaattttattttccaaCCATTTTATGCCACTCCCTCAGTgcaaaataagtgtcactttaacttataaaaaaaaacaaaaaaaaaaaaaatgttccaaATAGTATcgctttaggaattcaagacaaaaaataatactaataatgcTAAATTATCAAGCAACATCTAATAAATATGGGTTACTTAGTAAATTATACCttgtatttattgtttttcttaatgGGTGGAAATGAGCTAAAACGACACGtgttttgggacggagggagtatttgtttTGGGGCCCGACTAATCCGGATTCGCATCGGGAAATTAAATTATGAGGGTAAAGCGCTCTCTAATACACGCGACTTCATTTCCAGGGTTGGAATTGAAAACTTTAATTAAGATTAGAAGATACTTACCATTCCGCCACAATATTTGGTAGTGAAAAATTAGGAAAAGAAGAAGGGAGAGGAGTGAATTGTGGGACAAAATGTATTAATGGTTGGAAAAAATCCCAAGAAGGTTTGCTGAAAAGGAAAATTGGAGTAAATATTTGCAATTAAAACTATTAAGTGCAAACACAGTGCAGGGAAAATTAAAGGGGTTGGGACGGGGGGATTCATTCATTGCATGCTAAAGAGAGTTGGTCAATAATGAAAAGGTGTATATAGTCATTGGCactgtgtgtttgtgtgtgtttcTTGATGAACCTATTCatacacaacacatatatacacaattaCACCAGAAAAGCCATAACACAGCCTTTAAAGCTGCCAACTAAATTTTCTAACAAATCCAACCTCActcatatttattttcaatagCTATCCATTATAAATTCTAGAGTTACGTATCATGATGGGCTTGTTAGTTAATGAAATGAACAAGTGTTAAAGacatttatctatttttttcaattttctttacaATATTAACTTCCTTCTGCCCCAGCCAAAGTATTGGGGTAAATTATATAAATCCTCCCTAATCATGTATTTCTCAAttggagtaatatttttttcatttttccttttttctgtGGATGTCACAATATAATGGCCTTATTTGTGGTATTACTGTTGACTAGATTCTCAGCACGCACGTTGCACGTGTCTGTCAAGTCATGTAGTTTCCGATTTTGTATTTCTAAgcaattttagtttttttataaCTGTGAATTAGTCTTCCAATAATAATGTTTGTTTTCTTAAGTGTCTTTTCCAACCCGTGCAATTGATTAGAGTAAATTAATTAATGAGAGTTGCTAAATTGTCACGccaatttgacccaaatttggcCACACGTATGTAAAAATCACTGTAACCTCTAttatacaattttaaattaaaataaactttgagaagaaaagatagaaatgacattaagtaagcataaattattaaatttaacttaaatagtcatatgaattTACTCCATTTGGGCCATTGTGGCCACAACAGTGTGGCAAAAATACCTTATTgttaattttataatattatttgcTCTAAACAATACTTTTAGGCACGTGCGTTTGCTCAATAGACGAATAATTATGTAATGATATTGGGATTTACAGTCTAATTGAACAAAACAAGTTTATGAAATTCCTTTACACTTACATTAAATCACTTAAGATGTAAAAGGTCATATTATATAATGGGAACAGAGATGAGATTGCTTTTAAAGCTTAATTAATTCAATTATAGGGAGAAGGGTTGGAAGAAGTGAGGATAGTAGAGAGAGAGACAGGTAATAAGAAATCAATTGAATGAATTAAAAGAAgatcttttctttaaaaaataaaataaaaattccaaCCATTGTATGCTGTGGTAAATATGATAATATGGATGTCCATAACTTCTAGGAGTTAATTCACCATTATGTGCACTATTATATGTAGTTATACCACACCTCTACTATATTCATCTCCCACAACCGCATATTCTTCCCACCTTCTCAAGGGGTTAATGCCATATTCAAGACAATCTTGTAACCCCTATCTAtggagtagtataaatagagatatgatatgtgatgtcTTACAcacttgaaagaaagaaagaaagtcatCTTTACATTGTTTTATTCTATATTGCTCTCTTgtcttaatattttatattgttacTTTGAGCTTGTTTTACAATACGTTATCAGCACGACGCTCAAAGATTAAAGTTTTGATCATCATGTCGAATTTGTCGAAGCTTGAGTTTGTGGCACTTGATAGCTCGGGAAAGAATTACCTATCATGGGTACTTGATGCTGAAATTCACCTACGCCCGAAAGGTCTTGGTGCCACTATTACTC contains:
- the LOC132050786 gene encoding protein GL2-INTERACTING REPRESSOR 2-like; amino-acid sequence: MSRRNGNGGSKLDLKLNLSPPRVNHVPQVESPTRSLTASPISSCVSSDDSSTITSMVLVGCPRCLMYVMLAEVNDPRCPKCKSTCLLDVNGERISV